In one Echinicola marina genomic region, the following are encoded:
- a CDS encoding deoxyguanosinetriphosphate triphosphohydrolase: MMNWEQLLRAGRSDLKKKTEASPDQYRSEFEKDYDRIIFSAPFRNLQDKTQVFPLPELDFVHTRLTHSLEVSSVGRSLGKSVGEYLLQKYPELGSKGIASSDIGAIVAAAALTHDIGNPPFGHSGEDAISDFFKFHPCGQMWRTHLYEEEWADMVSFEGNAQGFRMLLEKDNGFQLSFATLAAFTKYPRPAMIEQKDVSRRSQKKYGFFADQISQYHNLAKLLGIPASGKDTWYRHPLAFLVEAADDICYSIIDLEDGCTLGLVQLDEVVTLLAEIIGERFNEEKFNALNSKSQKLAILRAMAIGRLIEESVDCFKKHEEQMLSGEFDSALTDMIDSAHILEKISRLSINKIYRSQPVLEKEAAGFQVLEGLLEVFSKALYHKYYDSDRFSGQDRSILRLLPEEFRTDKEALMPYLLLRNLIDFISGMTDKYALSLYRKVKGISLPGA; this comes from the coding sequence ATGATGAACTGGGAACAGCTGCTCCGCGCTGGCAGGTCAGACCTAAAAAAGAAGACTGAGGCCAGCCCCGACCAATATAGAAGCGAATTTGAGAAGGATTATGATCGAATCATTTTTTCTGCCCCTTTTAGGAATTTGCAGGATAAGACACAAGTATTTCCATTGCCAGAGCTTGACTTTGTCCATACCCGACTTACGCATAGTTTGGAAGTATCTAGCGTGGGAAGGTCTTTGGGAAAATCTGTTGGTGAATACTTATTACAAAAATATCCTGAACTTGGATCAAAGGGGATAGCATCCAGTGATATTGGGGCCATTGTGGCTGCTGCAGCATTGACACATGATATTGGCAACCCTCCTTTTGGTCATTCTGGAGAGGATGCCATTTCTGATTTCTTCAAGTTTCATCCATGTGGCCAAATGTGGAGAACTCATTTGTATGAGGAGGAATGGGCCGATATGGTAAGTTTTGAAGGAAATGCGCAGGGCTTTAGGATGCTTTTGGAGAAAGATAATGGCTTTCAGCTTTCCTTTGCCACTTTGGCAGCATTTACAAAATATCCCAGGCCCGCAATGATCGAGCAGAAGGATGTAAGTAGAAGAAGCCAAAAGAAATATGGTTTCTTCGCGGACCAAATCAGTCAATACCATAATCTTGCAAAACTGTTAGGCATACCTGCTTCGGGCAAGGACACATGGTACAGGCACCCGCTGGCATTTTTGGTGGAGGCTGCGGATGATATCTGTTATAGCATTATCGACTTGGAAGATGGCTGTACCCTGGGCCTGGTGCAGCTAGATGAGGTGGTGACCTTATTGGCAGAGATCATTGGCGAGCGTTTCAATGAGGAAAAATTCAATGCTCTAAATTCCAAGTCTCAGAAATTGGCCATTTTGAGGGCCATGGCCATTGGTAGGCTGATAGAGGAATCGGTGGACTGCTTTAAAAAACATGAAGAGCAAATGCTCTCTGGTGAGTTTGACAGCGCATTAACAGATATGATCGATTCTGCGCATATCTTGGAAAAGATTAGCAGGCTCTCTATTAATAAAATTTACAGGTCACAACCTGTTTTGGAGAAAGAAGCGGCAGGTTTCCAGGTATTGGAAGGTTTGCTGGAAGTTTTCTCAAAAGCCCTGTACCATAAATATTACGATAGTGATAGGTTCTCTGGACAGGACAGAAGTATTTTGAGACTGTTGCCGGAAGAATTCAGGACTGACAAAGAGGCACTCATGCCCTATTTACTTTTGAGAAATCTGATTGATTTTATTTCTGGGATGACTGATAAATATGCCCTTTCACTTTACAGAAAAGTAAAAGGTATCTCATTACCAGGAGCTTAA
- a CDS encoding UDP-glucuronosyltransferase, with amino-acid sequence MIDFEFAPKSYFDGTGPSALLAKLSYPESHWGEEISIYAAPLDGKIYYEVVDFYGNEFDLSPEKSQKPLTLQEFIFLIETLEVVDNSTKGDMNLTLSGIPEAKSNVYPQLEEYFTEKRKNFGML; translated from the coding sequence ATGATTGATTTTGAATTTGCCCCTAAGAGCTATTTCGACGGCACAGGCCCTTCAGCCTTGCTGGCCAAACTCTCCTATCCGGAAAGTCATTGGGGAGAAGAAATAAGTATTTATGCAGCGCCTTTGGATGGCAAAATTTATTATGAAGTCGTGGACTTTTATGGCAATGAGTTTGATCTCAGTCCAGAAAAATCCCAAAAGCCATTGACCTTGCAGGAATTTATTTTTCTGATAGAGACCTTGGAAGTGGTAGACAATAGTACAAAAGGGGATATGAACCTTACCCTGTCTGGTATTCCTGAAGCAAAAAGCAATGTATACCCTCAGCTAGAGGAATATTTTACGGAGAAGAGAAAGAATTTTGGAATGCTTTGA
- the rpiB gene encoding ribose 5-phosphate isomerase B, with the protein MSKKIAIGGDHAGFDYKQKLVEYMIQAGYEVKDFGPFSDASVDYPDYVHPLCDAIEGGEFVQGIVVCGSGNGVAITANKHQGIRAAICWNKDLAALSRQHNDANVISIPARFVAYELAQEMVETFLSTDFEGGRHANRVNKIACQ; encoded by the coding sequence ATGTCCAAAAAAATAGCAATTGGTGGAGATCATGCCGGCTTTGACTATAAACAAAAGCTGGTGGAATATATGATACAAGCAGGATACGAAGTAAAAGACTTCGGCCCATTTTCAGATGCCTCTGTAGATTATCCTGACTATGTTCATCCGCTTTGTGATGCCATAGAAGGAGGGGAGTTTGTACAGGGAATAGTGGTCTGCGGAAGTGGAAATGGTGTAGCCATTACTGCCAACAAACACCAAGGCATTCGTGCTGCTATTTGTTGGAACAAGGATCTTGCCGCTCTTTCCAGACAACATAATGATGCCAATGTTATTTCCATTCCTGCCCGATTCGTAGCTTATGAACTGGCCCAAGAAATGGTAGAAACCTTCCTAAGCACAGATTTTGAAGGAGGAAGACATGCCAATAGAGTAAATAAAATAGCTTGTCAGTAA
- a CDS encoding uracil-DNA glycosylase family protein, protein MDDLICDIKACELCKESLPLGPNPILSGSPESKIVIIGQAPGKIVHETGIPWNDKSGDNLRKWLGVERDVFYDADKIALVPMGFCYPGRGRSGDLPPRPECAPLWHPKLLREMKHVALTILVGAYAQGHYLQEKRNLTDIVKDYKKYLPDYFPLPHPSPRNNIWQAKNPWFGEQVLPALQKTISEVLG, encoded by the coding sequence ATGGATGACCTGATTTGTGATATCAAAGCCTGTGAACTATGCAAGGAATCCTTGCCATTGGGGCCTAATCCGATTTTAAGTGGAAGCCCCGAGAGTAAAATAGTGATCATTGGTCAGGCACCTGGAAAGATAGTTCATGAAACGGGCATTCCCTGGAATGATAAAAGTGGTGACAATCTTAGGAAATGGCTGGGGGTAGAAAGGGATGTTTTTTATGATGCAGATAAGATCGCCTTGGTACCCATGGGGTTTTGCTATCCAGGAAGGGGTAGGTCTGGAGATTTGCCGCCTAGGCCAGAATGCGCGCCTCTTTGGCATCCTAAGCTTTTACGTGAAATGAAACATGTGGCTTTGACCATATTGGTGGGAGCTTATGCCCAAGGCCATTACTTACAAGAAAAGCGGAACTTAACGGATATTGTGAAGGATTATAAAAAGTATTTGCCTGATTATTTTCCTCTACCGCATCCCTCTCCAAGGAACAATATCTGGCAGGCAAAAAACCCTTGGTTTGGTGAGCAGGTACTCCCAGCCCTCCAAAAAACAATAAGCGAGGTATTGGGCTAA
- a CDS encoding AEC family transporter: MTNILLVILCLIIGILLQQLKELPKDAPKTLNTYLIYIVLPALALLHIPDTVLSVRLLLPVLTAWVSFGLSWLLFGSLGKKLGWSKATTGCLIIVPGLANTSFIGFPIIEALYGSEGLKIALMVDQAGSFIIVSSIAIIVASIYGHEKKRKRDVTKKILTFPPFIFFLIALGMNIFDLQFSGTMHEILQAFAGTLTPIALISVGLQVKINAETLSLKPLWYGLGYKLLLIPCLIFFVYQLVLPTYGILYKVSVMETAMAPMITGSIIAINHELNPKLASLLVGIGIPLSFITLLGWYYLVG; encoded by the coding sequence ATGACCAACATTCTCCTTGTTATTCTTTGTCTCATCATTGGCATACTACTTCAACAGCTAAAGGAACTACCGAAAGATGCTCCCAAGACACTGAATACTTACTTAATTTATATTGTTTTGCCGGCATTGGCTTTATTGCATATACCGGATACTGTACTGTCAGTTCGCTTATTATTGCCTGTGCTTACAGCATGGGTCAGTTTTGGGCTGTCCTGGCTGCTTTTTGGTAGTCTAGGAAAAAAGTTGGGTTGGAGCAAAGCCACTACAGGCTGCCTGATCATCGTTCCGGGGCTGGCCAATACCTCCTTTATAGGTTTTCCGATCATTGAAGCATTATATGGGAGTGAAGGACTCAAGATCGCCTTAATGGTCGATCAAGCGGGATCCTTTATCATTGTTAGTAGCATTGCGATTATTGTAGCTTCTATCTATGGTCACGAAAAGAAGCGCAAAAGAGATGTGACCAAAAAGATCCTGACATTTCCCCCTTTTATCTTTTTCCTAATTGCATTGGGAATGAATATATTCGACTTGCAGTTCTCCGGAACCATGCATGAGATTCTTCAGGCCTTTGCAGGGACCTTGACCCCGATAGCCTTGATTTCGGTGGGGCTTCAGGTTAAGATCAATGCCGAAACCCTTTCCCTAAAACCACTTTGGTATGGGTTGGGCTATAAACTATTGTTGATTCCCTGCCTGATTTTTTTTGTTTATCAGCTTGTGCTGCCCACCTATGGCATACTCTATAAGGTCAGTGTAATGGAAACCGCCATGGCTCCCATGATCACTGGTTCGATCATTGCCATCAACCATGAGCTCAATCCCAAACTGGCATCTCTATTGGTAGGGATAGGCATTCCTCTTTCTTTCATTACCCTATTGGGTTGGTACTATTTGGTGGGATAG
- a CDS encoding carbohydrate-binding family 9-like protein, with the protein MKQLLPLLLTFVSSIPLFAQEAADRRHYVAYRSAEKLMMDGHLDEDDWQAAAWSELFVDIEGEHKPAPLYDSKMKMLWDDEHLYIAFWMEEPHLWATYTERESVIFSENDIELFIDINGDTHNYYELEINALGTEWDLMLTKPYRDGALAINGWNINGLEKGILLNGTLNNPEDEDESWTVELAIPWKALSQAGPSYSAPKDGQQMRINFSRVQWQLEVKDGVYTKRINPETGKPFPEYNWVWSPQGKISMHMPEEWAYLQFSENTVGEGTAEFKLNEDEKVKDDLRKIYFLQKAFHKNTGTYAKSEKKLSLPRELRDRHFDFEVSKTRFKISSPSLVSDKSWHITEDGRVWQD; encoded by the coding sequence ATGAAGCAGCTTTTACCCCTTCTATTGACTTTCGTGTCAAGCATACCTCTTTTTGCCCAGGAAGCAGCTGACAGAAGACATTATGTCGCCTACCGATCTGCTGAAAAGTTGATGATGGATGGTCACTTGGATGAAGATGATTGGCAAGCCGCGGCCTGGTCTGAATTATTTGTTGACATAGAAGGGGAGCATAAACCAGCTCCATTATATGATAGCAAGATGAAAATGCTTTGGGATGATGAACATTTATATATCGCTTTTTGGATGGAAGAACCCCACCTGTGGGCGACCTATACAGAAAGGGAATCGGTTATATTCAGTGAAAATGACATTGAACTATTTATCGATATCAATGGAGATACCCATAATTATTACGAATTGGAGATCAACGCCCTAGGTACAGAGTGGGATTTGATGCTTACCAAACCTTATCGGGATGGAGCCTTGGCTATCAATGGCTGGAATATCAATGGACTTGAAAAAGGAATTCTACTGAACGGTACCCTCAACAATCCCGAAGATGAAGATGAATCCTGGACCGTAGAACTCGCCATTCCATGGAAAGCACTCTCTCAAGCAGGCCCTAGCTATTCTGCACCTAAAGACGGGCAACAAATGCGCATCAACTTTTCCAGAGTACAATGGCAGCTAGAGGTAAAAGACGGCGTATACACTAAAAGAATCAACCCTGAAACAGGCAAACCTTTTCCTGAATACAACTGGGTCTGGTCTCCACAGGGAAAAATCAGCATGCATATGCCTGAAGAATGGGCTTACTTACAATTTTCCGAAAATACAGTAGGTGAAGGTACAGCTGAATTCAAATTGAACGAGGATGAAAAGGTGAAGGATGACCTGAGAAAAATCTATTTTCTTCAAAAGGCTTTTCATAAGAACACTGGAACTTATGCCAAGTCTGAGAAAAAATTATCCCTTCCAAGAGAGCTGCGAGACCGTCATTTTGATTTTGAGGTCAGTAAAACTAGGTTCAAGATTTCCAGTCCTTCCTTGGTATCCGATAAATCCTGGCACATCACAGAGGACGGCAGGGTTTGGCAGGACTAA
- a CDS encoding AAA family ATPase, protein MQGKPKKVVIIGPESTGKSTLSHALAQHYKEPWVEEFARGYIESLNREYQYADLLEIAQGQMKMEDAKAQEAKDLLFCDTDLHVIQVWSEHKYRKTASWVLEEIKKRAYDLYLLTDIDIPWEADPQREHPEPDMRQFFYDWYERLLSGTGVPVAKISGNLQQRLAKSIAAIEENFLKVR, encoded by the coding sequence ATGCAAGGGAAGCCTAAAAAGGTGGTCATCATTGGCCCAGAATCCACTGGTAAGAGTACGCTATCCCATGCATTGGCGCAGCACTATAAGGAGCCTTGGGTGGAGGAATTTGCAAGGGGATATATAGAAAGCTTGAATAGAGAATACCAGTATGCAGATTTGTTGGAGATCGCCCAAGGCCAGATGAAAATGGAAGATGCCAAAGCCCAAGAAGCAAAAGATTTGCTTTTTTGTGATACAGATCTTCATGTAATTCAGGTTTGGAGTGAACACAAATATAGAAAGACCGCCTCTTGGGTTTTGGAAGAAATCAAAAAGAGGGCTTATGATTTATACCTTTTGACCGATATTGATATTCCCTGGGAAGCAGACCCACAGCGTGAACACCCTGAACCAGATATGAGGCAGTTTTTCTATGATTGGTATGAACGTTTGTTGTCGGGTACCGGCGTGCCAGTGGCGAAGATTTCAGGCAATTTGCAGCAAAGATTGGCCAAATCCATAGCTGCGATTGAGGAAAATTTTCTTAAAGTTCGTTAA
- the tatC gene encoding twin-arginine translocase subunit TatC gives MALDQYREEEEEEEGMSFLDHLEQLRWHLVRSIAAVLIFSVLAFLSKSIVFGQIILGPSKVDFFTYRMLCKVSEALGISALCIDELPFILQSRQMTGQFSMHMTSSLVVGLIVAFPYVFWEIWRFISPGLYDKERKAARGAVFFVSLLFFMGAAFGYYILSPLSINFLSNYRLDPSIANEFDITSYISTLVMLVLASAVMFQLPVVIYFLSMSGLVTSGMLKSYRRHAVVIILVLSAVITPPDVISQLLIAMPILVLYEAGIMIAKRLEKRKREEEALIEND, from the coding sequence GTGGCATTAGATCAATACAGAGAAGAAGAGGAAGAAGAAGAAGGAATGTCGTTTCTGGATCATTTGGAGCAATTGCGCTGGCATTTGGTCCGATCCATAGCTGCAGTACTTATTTTCTCCGTACTTGCTTTCCTTTCCAAGAGTATCGTATTTGGGCAAATTATACTAGGCCCTTCTAAGGTAGATTTCTTTACCTATAGAATGCTGTGCAAAGTGTCTGAAGCCTTAGGGATTTCAGCATTATGTATAGACGAACTCCCATTTATTTTGCAGAGCCGGCAGATGACTGGCCAATTCTCCATGCACATGACTTCGAGTTTGGTCGTGGGACTTATAGTGGCCTTCCCTTATGTGTTTTGGGAGATTTGGAGATTTATCAGCCCTGGGCTTTATGATAAGGAAAGAAAGGCAGCTCGTGGAGCGGTTTTCTTTGTTAGCTTGTTATTCTTTATGGGAGCGGCTTTTGGGTATTATATATTGTCCCCATTGTCCATCAATTTCCTATCCAACTATAGACTGGATCCTTCCATTGCCAATGAATTCGACATTACCTCGTATATCTCTACTTTGGTCATGTTGGTATTGGCTTCTGCGGTGATGTTCCAACTGCCTGTGGTAATTTATTTCTTATCGATGTCTGGATTGGTTACTTCAGGAATGTTAAAATCTTACAGGAGACATGCCGTAGTAATTATATTGGTTCTCTCAGCCGTTATTACTCCTCCGGATGTGATCAGCCAGCTATTGATTGCCATGCCCATTTTGGTGCTGTATGAAGCTGGAATCATGATTGCCAAGCGACTGGAAAAGAGAAAAAGAGAGGAAGAAGCATTAATAGAAAACGATTAA
- a CDS encoding uridine kinase family protein produces the protein MRKPYIVGITGGSASGKTLFLKQLLATFEPEEICLISQDNYYKPKNEQPKDDLGVENYDSPHSFDFVQYAADIRDIQQGKKVFKQEYTFNNPNVIPKMLTFNPAPVVVVEGIFVLYSPELSNLLDLKIFIDAKDYIKLKRRIVRDKVERGCDLDDVLYRYEKHVMPTYEKYIAPFKHDADLIIPNNNDFERGLEMVKVFLKEKIVHQPDL, from the coding sequence ATGAGAAAGCCCTATATAGTTGGTATTACAGGAGGAAGTGCTTCCGGAAAGACACTTTTTTTGAAGCAATTGCTGGCGACTTTTGAGCCGGAAGAAATCTGTCTTATTTCACAGGACAATTACTACAAACCCAAAAATGAGCAGCCAAAGGACGATCTTGGTGTGGAAAATTATGATTCTCCCCATTCCTTTGACTTTGTTCAGTATGCGGCAGACATAAGGGATATACAACAAGGCAAAAAGGTGTTCAAACAGGAATATACTTTCAACAATCCAAACGTTATTCCCAAAATGTTGACATTTAATCCAGCACCAGTGGTGGTAGTGGAAGGGATTTTTGTGTTGTATTCCCCGGAATTATCCAACTTATTGGACTTGAAAATCTTCATTGATGCCAAGGACTATATTAAACTCAAAAGAAGAATTGTTCGGGATAAAGTAGAGAGGGGCTGTGACTTGGATGATGTGCTATACCGCTATGAGAAGCATGTTATGCCCACTTATGAGAAATACATTGCTCCTTTTAAGCATGATGCAGACCTGATTATTCCAAATAACAATGATTTCGAAAGGGGGCTTGAAATGGTCAAGGTATTTTTAAAAGAGAAGATAGTACATCAACCTGATCTTTGA
- the pnuC gene encoding nicotinamide riboside transporter PnuC — MDWQWIIDGFVAGLQQMTWLEGVAVFFGIASVYFSMRENIWVYPTGIISTLIYVWICLQVKLYADMGINAYYFSMSIFGWYVWTHPKAGKEVLPVTWLKWKGWVFSVLLLLVSYGILYYVLSNLTDSDVPYWDAFTTSSAFVGMYLMAKKKVENWIAWIITDLVSVPLYFYKGLILTSFQFLFFTVLAIIGLIAWIKSAKNYAREA, encoded by the coding sequence ATGGATTGGCAATGGATCATAGATGGATTTGTAGCTGGCTTGCAACAAATGACCTGGCTGGAAGGTGTCGCAGTGTTTTTTGGTATTGCTAGTGTGTATTTCTCCATGCGCGAAAATATCTGGGTCTATCCCACTGGCATCATCAGTACTTTGATCTATGTGTGGATTTGTCTCCAAGTGAAACTATATGCAGATATGGGGATCAATGCCTATTACTTTTCCATGTCCATATTTGGCTGGTACGTCTGGACGCATCCCAAAGCAGGCAAGGAAGTGCTTCCTGTTACTTGGCTAAAATGGAAAGGATGGGTGTTTTCTGTTTTGCTATTATTGGTGTCCTATGGCATATTGTATTATGTGCTTTCCAATTTAACGGATAGCGATGTACCTTATTGGGATGCTTTTACCACTTCTTCTGCCTTTGTGGGAATGTATTTGATGGCTAAGAAAAAAGTGGAAAACTGGATAGCATGGATCATCACCGATTTGGTTTCTGTGCCATTATACTTCTATAAAGGATTAATTTTAACCTCATTTCAATTTTTGTTTTTCACAGTTTTGGCAATTATCGGCCTGATTGCCTGGATCAAATCAGCAAAAAACTATGCAAGGGAAGCCTAA
- a CDS encoding outer membrane insertion C- signal — MKKFLILSLTAFLILQNKTMAQVSAGVYQLSSNTFMAIGTDPENKIFGEARLGVGHDVDIEGTFGYNFIQKDEVNLYSGFHLGADGHHDHDHDHNHLYLGIPLGVLVKPFPSTRNFGFLLEASPIFANHSENYLRAGIGMKYTFR, encoded by the coding sequence ATGAAGAAGTTTTTGATATTATCCTTAACTGCTTTTCTAATTTTGCAAAACAAGACCATGGCACAAGTCAGTGCTGGAGTTTACCAGCTTAGCTCCAATACTTTCATGGCCATAGGAACTGATCCAGAAAATAAGATCTTTGGTGAAGCAAGATTAGGCGTAGGGCATGATGTGGATATTGAAGGTACTTTTGGGTATAATTTTATCCAAAAGGATGAGGTGAACCTTTATAGTGGCTTTCACTTGGGAGCCGACGGTCACCATGATCATGACCATGATCACAACCATCTTTATTTGGGGATCCCTTTAGGTGTTTTGGTAAAACCCTTTCCTTCAACAAGGAATTTTGGGTTCTTGCTTGAGGCAAGTCCGATTTTTGCCAACCATTCAGAAAATTATCTGAGAGCAGGTATAGGGATGAAATATACCTTTAGGTAA
- a CDS encoding fatty acid desaturase family protein, producing MATPKFSRPDISFHLELKKRISTYFKEIGCSQTGNSQLFIKASILVLAFILLYVHVLFFTPHWAIALIECVILGALTASIGFNVMHDGAHGSFSKYAWLNKAAGMSINFLGANVYMWKTKHNIVHHSYTNVEGVDDDMNARPFLRLCPAQKRYKIHRFQHYYFILTYSLLYLYWVFFTDYKKYVTKKVGPIPIQKMKIMDHVSFWGFKLVHAALFIALPIYLLGFLPWLVGFTVYGLFAGLMLTVVFQLAHSLEETSFPIPNIQTNKLEDEWAVHQLKTTANFATNNKVISWVLGGLNFQVEHHLFPKISHIHYPAISKIIKQACLEYNIPYLEHPKMRLAFVSHVKHLRVLGKA from the coding sequence ATGGCTACGCCAAAATTCTCAAGACCAGATATTTCATTTCACCTAGAATTGAAAAAAAGAATCAGCACCTACTTTAAAGAAATAGGTTGTTCCCAAACAGGCAATTCTCAATTATTTATCAAAGCAAGTATTCTTGTACTGGCCTTTATCCTGCTTTATGTACACGTACTCTTCTTTACACCTCATTGGGCCATTGCATTGATCGAGTGTGTAATATTAGGCGCTTTGACAGCTTCTATAGGTTTTAATGTCATGCATGATGGGGCTCATGGAAGTTTCAGTAAATATGCTTGGCTAAATAAGGCAGCAGGCATGTCCATCAATTTTCTCGGCGCCAACGTCTATATGTGGAAGACCAAACATAATATAGTGCATCACTCCTATACCAATGTGGAAGGGGTGGATGACGATATGAATGCAAGGCCGTTTTTGAGACTTTGTCCAGCACAGAAAAGGTATAAAATCCACCGTTTTCAGCATTATTATTTTATCCTGACCTATTCCCTACTGTATTTATACTGGGTGTTTTTTACGGATTATAAGAAGTATGTGACCAAAAAAGTAGGGCCGATACCCATTCAAAAAATGAAAATCATGGACCATGTCTCCTTTTGGGGATTTAAACTGGTGCATGCTGCTTTGTTTATCGCATTACCAATTTATTTACTTGGCTTTTTACCCTGGCTGGTTGGTTTTACGGTATACGGCCTATTTGCGGGACTGATGTTGACCGTCGTTTTTCAATTAGCACATAGCTTAGAGGAAACCTCTTTTCCCATACCAAATATTCAGACCAATAAACTGGAAGATGAATGGGCCGTTCACCAGTTGAAGACCACAGCCAACTTTGCGACCAATAACAAGGTGATTTCCTGGGTATTGGGAGGCTTGAACTTTCAAGTAGAGCACCATCTGTTTCCTAAAATTTCCCATATCCATTATCCTGCGATAAGCAAGATCATCAAACAAGCTTGTTTGGAATATAACATCCCTTATCTGGAACATCCCAAAATGAGATTGGCTTTTGTCTCTCACGTGAAACACCTAAGGGTACTTGGGAAAGCCTAA
- a CDS encoding serine hydroxymethyltransferase, producing the protein MKRDQVIFDLIQKEEDRQKRGIELIASENFTSKQVMEAAGSVLTNKYAEGLPKKRYYGGCEVVDDIEQIAIDRAKELFGATWANVQPHSGAQANAAVFLACLNPGDSILGFDLSHGGHLTHGSPVNFSGKNYKPNFYGVEEETGVIDMDKVAEKAREVQPKLIICGASAYSRDWDYARFREIADEVGALLLADISHPAGLIARGLLNDPLEHCHIVTTTTHKTLRGTRGGLIMMREDFDNPFGLKNPKGELRKMTQLLDSAVFPGMQGGPLEHIIAAKAVAFQEALSDEYMEYVLQVKKNASVMADAFVEKGYKLISGGTDNHLMLIDLRNKDLSGKIAEETLGKVDITINKNMVPFDTRSPFVTSGMRVGTAAITTRGLKEADMVKIVNLIDKALMNHEDEAVLAEIKKEVNDWMVQFPLY; encoded by the coding sequence ATGAAAAGAGACCAGGTAATATTTGACCTAATCCAAAAAGAAGAAGATCGTCAGAAAAGAGGCATTGAGTTAATCGCCTCAGAAAACTTCACCAGCAAGCAGGTGATGGAAGCTGCCGGAAGTGTATTGACCAACAAATATGCTGAAGGGCTTCCGAAGAAGCGTTACTATGGAGGTTGTGAAGTGGTGGATGATATCGAGCAGATTGCTATCGACCGTGCCAAGGAGCTTTTCGGCGCCACTTGGGCCAATGTCCAGCCTCACTCTGGTGCACAAGCCAATGCAGCCGTATTTTTGGCTTGCCTGAATCCTGGTGATAGTATTCTAGGTTTTGATCTTTCTCATGGTGGTCACCTTACCCATGGTTCTCCAGTGAATTTCTCCGGTAAAAACTATAAGCCTAACTTCTATGGCGTAGAAGAAGAGACTGGTGTGATCGATATGGACAAAGTAGCTGAAAAAGCCAGAGAAGTTCAGCCAAAATTGATCATCTGCGGTGCTTCCGCCTATAGCCGTGACTGGGATTATGCCCGATTCAGAGAAATTGCCGATGAGGTTGGTGCTTTATTATTGGCTGATATCTCTCACCCTGCTGGTTTGATAGCCAGAGGCCTTTTGAATGATCCATTGGAGCATTGTCATATTGTGACCACTACCACTCACAAGACCCTTAGAGGTACTAGAGGTGGTTTGATCATGATGCGTGAAGATTTCGATAATCCATTCGGATTGAAGAATCCTAAAGGAGAATTGAGAAAAATGACTCAATTATTGGATTCTGCTGTATTCCCTGGTATGCAAGGTGGTCCATTGGAACACATCATCGCTGCCAAAGCCGTTGCTTTCCAAGAGGCGCTTTCTGACGAATACATGGAGTATGTACTTCAGGTGAAGAAAAATGCTTCCGTGATGGCAGATGCTTTTGTGGAAAAAGGTTATAAACTGATTTCTGGCGGTACAGATAACCACTTAATGTTAATTGACCTCAGAAACAAAGATCTTTCTGGTAAAATCGCTGAGGAGACCTTAGGCAAGGTGGATATCACCATCAACAAAAACATGGTGCCATTCGATACCCGTTCGCCTTTTGTAACATCAGGAATGAGGGTAGGTACAGCCGCTATCACAACCCGAGGACTCAAAGAAGCTGATATGGTAAAAATAGTCAACCTTATCGATAAAGCTTTGATGAACCATGAAGATGAAGCTGTTCTTGCTGAGATCAAGAAAGAGGTAAATGATTGGATGGTTCAGTTTCCATTGTACTAA